A region of the Myxococcus stipitatus DSM 14675 genome:
TCGAGGCGCTGGGCAGGGACCTGCTCTGGGCGGCCCAGGGCCGCGAGCTCGTGGTGGTCTCCAGCGGCGCCATCGCCCTGGGCGTGGAGCGGCTGGGCCTGGCTGCTCGCCCTCGGGACATCCCGGGCAAGCAGGCCTGCGCCGCGGTGGGACAGAGCCGGCTGATGCAAGCCTACGAGGACGTCTTCGGAGGGCAGGGGCAGGCCGTCGCCCAGGTGCTCCTCACCCACGAGGACATGCGCGACCGGCGGCGCTACCTCAACGTGAAGCACACGCTGGAGCGGCTGCTGTCCGCTCGCGTGGTGCCGGTCATCAACGAGAACGACACCGTCTCCGTGGATGAGCTGAAGTTCGGCGACAACGACACGCTGGCGGGACTGGTGGCGGGGGTCGTGGAGGCGGACGCGCTGGTCCTCCTCTCCGACGTGGATGGGTTGCACACCGCGGACCCTCGCCGCGATGCGAGCGCGAAGTTGTTGGAGACGGTGGAGGAGGTGACGCCGGAGGTGCTCTCGCTCGCGGGAGGCACGTCCAGTGGCGTGGGCACCGGCGGCATGGCGACCAAGGTGCGCGCCGCCTCCAGCGCCGCGGAGCAGGGCATCCGAAGTGTCATCACCTCCGGCGCCGAGCCCGGTCGGCTGCGCGCCGTGCTGGGAGGCGAGCAGGTGGGGACACTCTTCGAGCCCACGGGCGCGCGCCGAGGCTCCCGCGCCGCGTGGATTGCCCATGCCCTCCGGCCGCAGGGCACGCTCCGAGTGGATGCGGGGGCTCGCGACGCCATCGTCCAGGGCAAGCGCAGCCTGCTTCCCAGCGGTGTGCGGAGCGTGGAGGGGGACTTTGATCGCGGCGACCCGG
Encoded here:
- the proB gene encoding glutamate 5-kinase, with translation MSHSGRNALRAAKRVVVKIGTNALTHATGRFNREHFEALGRDLLWAAQGRELVVVSSGAIALGVERLGLAARPRDIPGKQACAAVGQSRLMQAYEDVFGGQGQAVAQVLLTHEDMRDRRRYLNVKHTLERLLSARVVPVINENDTVSVDELKFGDNDTLAGLVAGVVEADALVLLSDVDGLHTADPRRDASAKLLETVEEVTPEVLSLAGGTSSGVGTGGMATKVRAASSAAEQGIRSVITSGAEPGRLRAVLGGEQVGTLFEPTGARRGSRAAWIAHALRPQGTLRVDAGARDAIVQGKRSLLPSGVRSVEGDFDRGDPVDLADESGEVFARGLASYDAQELRRIAGRRTSDIESVLGYRYLDEAVHRDDLAVL